A genomic region of Planctomycetota bacterium contains the following coding sequences:
- a CDS encoding thioredoxin family protein has protein sequence MLPAAVGVWAVALAAAAQFAVPGLPSGSDDETITVTAQFTAPAAGQPSRLFVTAKIADGWHVFSVTQPAGGPVRTNITLAADQAAKLAGKFAPTTPPKKHPEPLFDNTTVEEHEKQVIWYAPLEWSAAPNEATTLNGEVLAQACSANSCLPPRKIKFTAKLGPGVPVDAKTASAEPQDNAKDQGQQSDSGYRQDESHLVLTGVVEPRGVAPGGPAVLKIRAVPVEGWYVYAYATSPDQPGPRPTLLHVASSGGLQVGAVTASVAPEVKQSSDAALPPANIHKGPVEWSVPITVPADAQAGALNVEGSIAYMTCSTDQCDRPTGATFRTQLEVGKPDAGPSKVTFANAKYITAVAALKERPATNGPAANASPTLNLDNIRAVEVVDTASMPLWKAMLFGFGGGFILNFMPCVLPVIGLKLLSFVQQGGQSRGRIVSLNLAYVAGLMCVFMILAVLASFFNLGWGQLFTYAGFTIGLTAVVFVMGLSFLGIWEVPVPGMVGTAKANDLAAQEGLPGAFFKGALTTLLATPCTAPLLAPGLAWAASQPPHLSFALFACAGLGMGSPYLVIGAVPSLARMLPKPGAWMQTFKEVMGFVLLATVVYLLTLLEWPLVVPTVMLLGGLWAGCWWGAKTPLYESAGKLVKAWTQAIVVAGAVGAVAFLWVAEHTAFRFDRDVDNRVAHHLAAAKRSDKVTPQVDPSRLPWEPFSIERLTALAGERRTVMVDFTADWCPTCKWLEKFVLNTPPMQEAVAERGIVTLLADWTHGDDDVTTMMDAFGGGKQIPVLAIFPEGRFDKPIILRGGYTQDKLLKTLADAAPKVDEKARTARR, from the coding sequence GTGTTGCCGGCAGCCGTCGGCGTTTGGGCCGTCGCGCTGGCCGCAGCGGCCCAGTTCGCGGTGCCAGGGCTCCCTAGCGGCTCGGACGATGAAACGATCACGGTCACGGCCCAGTTCACGGCACCGGCCGCGGGACAGCCGTCGCGACTGTTTGTCACGGCTAAGATCGCCGACGGCTGGCACGTCTTCTCGGTGACGCAACCAGCCGGTGGGCCGGTTCGCACGAACATCACCCTGGCCGCGGATCAAGCGGCCAAGTTGGCCGGCAAGTTCGCGCCGACCACGCCCCCTAAGAAGCATCCCGAGCCGCTGTTCGACAACACGACGGTCGAGGAGCACGAGAAGCAGGTCATCTGGTACGCACCGCTCGAGTGGTCGGCCGCGCCGAACGAAGCGACGACGTTGAATGGCGAGGTATTGGCGCAAGCCTGCTCGGCCAACAGTTGCCTGCCGCCGCGCAAGATCAAGTTCACGGCCAAACTCGGCCCCGGCGTGCCGGTCGACGCCAAAACCGCCTCGGCCGAGCCACAGGACAACGCCAAGGACCAAGGCCAGCAAAGCGACTCGGGTTACCGCCAGGATGAGTCCCATCTGGTGCTGACTGGCGTGGTCGAGCCGCGCGGCGTCGCGCCGGGCGGGCCAGCGGTGTTGAAGATTCGGGCCGTGCCGGTCGAGGGCTGGTACGTCTATGCCTATGCGACCAGCCCCGATCAGCCCGGCCCCCGGCCGACGCTGCTTCATGTGGCGTCGAGCGGCGGACTGCAGGTCGGCGCGGTGACGGCGAGTGTGGCCCCCGAAGTCAAGCAATCGAGCGACGCGGCATTGCCCCCCGCCAACATTCACAAAGGCCCGGTCGAATGGTCGGTGCCGATCACCGTGCCTGCCGATGCGCAGGCCGGCGCGTTGAACGTCGAAGGTTCGATCGCGTACATGACTTGTTCGACCGACCAGTGCGATCGGCCCACCGGGGCCACGTTCCGCACCCAGCTCGAAGTCGGCAAGCCGGACGCTGGCCCGTCGAAAGTGACGTTCGCCAACGCCAAGTACATCACCGCCGTCGCCGCCTTGAAGGAAAGGCCGGCCACGAATGGGCCGGCGGCCAACGCCAGCCCGACGCTCAATCTAGACAACATTCGCGCGGTCGAAGTCGTCGACACCGCGAGCATGCCGTTGTGGAAGGCGATGTTGTTCGGCTTTGGCGGCGGCTTCATCTTGAACTTCATGCCCTGCGTGTTGCCGGTCATCGGTTTGAAGCTCTTGTCGTTCGTGCAGCAAGGTGGCCAATCGCGCGGACGCATTGTCTCGTTGAATCTCGCGTATGTCGCAGGTCTAATGTGCGTGTTCATGATCCTGGCCGTGCTGGCCAGCTTCTTCAATTTGGGCTGGGGGCAGTTGTTCACCTACGCCGGCTTCACCATCGGACTGACGGCGGTCGTGTTCGTGATGGGGCTGAGCTTCCTGGGCATTTGGGAAGTGCCGGTTCCGGGCATGGTTGGCACCGCCAAGGCCAACGATCTAGCGGCTCAGGAAGGTTTGCCCGGGGCGTTCTTCAAAGGGGCGCTGACCACGCTGCTGGCCACGCCCTGCACTGCGCCGCTGCTGGCGCCGGGCCTGGCCTGGGCAGCCAGCCAGCCGCCGCATCTTTCGTTTGCGTTGTTCGCCTGTGCCGGCCTGGGCATGGGGAGCCCCTATCTGGTGATCGGCGCGGTGCCGAGTCTGGCACGCATGCTGCCGAAGCCGGGCGCTTGGATGCAGACGTTCAAAGAGGTGATGGGCTTTGTCCTGCTGGCGACCGTCGTCTATCTGCTCACGCTGCTCGAGTGGCCGTTGGTGGTGCCGACGGTGATGCTGCTGGGCGGGCTGTGGGCCGGGTGCTGGTGGGGAGCCAAGACGCCGCTCTACGAATCGGCGGGCAAGCTGGTGAAGGCCTGGACGCAAGCGATCGTCGTCGCCGGCGCGGTCGGGGCGGTTGCGTTCCTTTGGGTGGCAGAGCATACGGCGTTTCGCTTTGATCGGGACGTCGACAATCGCGTGGCTCATCACTTGGCCGCGGCCAAGCGATCGGACAAAGTCACGCCGCAAGTCGATCCCAGCCGACTGCCGTGGGAACCATTTTCAATCGAGCGGCTGACCGCGCTGGCCGGCGAACGCCGAACAGTGATGGTCGACTTCACCGCCGACTGGTGCCCAACTTGTAAGTGGCTCGAAAAGTTCGTGCTCAATACGCCGCCGATGCAGGAGGCGGTCGCAGAACGCGGAATTGTCACTTTGCTCGCGGACTGGACACATGGCGATGACGATGTGACCACGATGATGGATGCGTTTGGCGGTGGCAAACAAATCCCTGTTTTGGCGATCTTTCCTGAGGGTCGCTTTGACAAGCCGATCATCTTGCGCGGTGGCTATACGCAAGACAAGTTGTTGAAGACCCTAGCGGATGCCGCGCCGAAAGTAGACGAAAAAGCTCGCACGGCACGGCGGTGA